The nucleotide window GAGGAGAGCCGTCTTGTTTTTAATCCTCTTTTAAACAGATTTATGAAAGGAGAAAACTTCAGAAAGAGAGCTGTTAAAATATCAGATTCGGGGCGTATCAGAAATGAACTGCAGACCCTCTGTTCCGAAGCACTTGAACATTTCGGCTCGAACGGGATGAAAGTTCATTTTAATAAAATATCAGAAGATGTAATTTCTCTCAAAAATCAGAAACTTCTAAGGGAGATTCTGTCCTGGTACAAGGAGAATCATCCTATATGGTTCAGCTGGCTTGAGCTTGCGGATTAAAATTTTTGTCAGGCAGGGAATATGTTTTTGTCATAATACTTATGGATTAGTGGAAGAAATTCTCTCTTCCCTTTAATTCAAAATCCCATCGGCACAGGCACTACCTCACCTGCCTGTTTTGTCCTGATTGCCTGAACAGCAGCCCACGATGCAGAAAGCGTTGTCAGGCACGGCACATTGTAAGTCATTGCGCATCTTCCGATAATGTATTCATCATGCCTTGATATCTGGCCGAGAGGTGTGTTTATTACAAGGTTAATCCTGCCTTTTTTAATCAAGTCTGTAACATTGGGAGATCCTTCAGCCACTTTTTTTACCTTGTCACAGGGGATATTGTTTTTGTGCAGATAATTAAATGTCCCATGCGTGGCAGTAATTTTAAAACCGAGATCATAAAGCTGTCTTGCAATGGATGTAGCTTTTGGTTTGTCTCTGTCATTTACACTGATAAAAACAGTGCCTGTATCAGGTATGGATAATCCTGCACCCTGATATGCCTTTAAAAATGCAGTTCCGAAATTATGCCCTATACCCATTACTTCGCCTGTTGATTTCATTTCCGGGCCGAGAAAGGTATGGACATTCGGGAATTTCATAAAAGGGAAGACAGGTGTTTTTACAGCGATCATTTTAGATGTTGATTTATAATTTATTGATATATCAGATAGTTTTTCACCGGCTATTACTCTCGCGGCAATCTTCACCCATGGTATCCCTTTGGCTTTTGAAACAAAGGGGACAGTTCTTGATGCCCTGGGATTGACTTCAAGTACGTACAATTCTCCTTCAAATAAAGCAAACTGCACATTCATCAATCCCTTTACATTAAAGAGACTGCTTAACTCTAAAGTCTGTTTTTTAATCGTTTCCTTATCCTGATCGGAAAGCATGTACGGCGGCAGAACACATGAACTGTCTCCCGAGTGAATTCCTGCCTCTTCAATGTGCTGCATTATTCCGCAGATAATAGTTGTTTCTCCGTCGGAAACTGAATCTGCATCAAATTCGAATGCATCCTCAAGAAATTTATCAATAAGAACCGGATGTTCAGGCGTAATAAGCGCGGCTTTCTCAATATAATTTTTCAGATCAGTATCATTATATGCTATGTACATACCTCTGCCTCCCAAAACATACGAAGGCCTGACAAGAACAGGGTATCCGACTTTCCGGGCCCCTTCAATTGCTTCCTGTCTGTTTTTTGCAGAAGTCCATGGAGGTGTTTTCATGTCGCTTTTTTCAAGGAGACGCCCGAATTTTTCACGGTCTTCAGCAAGGTCAATTGATTCGGGAGAAGTTCCGAGAACTCTGATTCCATTTTCTTTGAGATGCTTTGCAAGTTTAAGAGGAGTCTGCCCGCCGAATTGAACAATTACACCCTCGGGCTTTTCTCTCTCAAGAATAGGCATTACATCTTCCATTGTCAGGGGTTCAAAGTAGAGATTGTCGGAAATGTCGTAATCAGTGGATACGGTTTCAGGATTATTGTTAATCATAATTGTTTCAAAACCCATTTTACTGAGTTCCATAACAGCATGAACACAGCAGTAGTCAAATTCAATACCCTGCCCGATCCTGTTAGGCCCGCTGCCGAGAATAGCTATTTTTTTCTGCTTTGAGGGATTTGATTCATCCTCGGTTTCGTATGTGCTGTACATGTAGGATGTTGATGACTCAAACTCAGCAGCACATGTATCAACCCTTTTAAAAACAGTTTTAATATTATTTTTATACCGTAATTCTCTTACTTCCTTCTCACTAATATCTGTTAGTTGAGAAATTCTTAAATCAGACAGCCCCTGCTTTTTTGCTGCATAAAGAAGTTCAGGTGTAAGAACATCTGATGCGGAGACCTGCTGCTCAAAATTCGTCATCTCCTTTATCTCATATAAAAACCAGGGATCAATTCCGGTTAATTTAAAGATTTCATCGGGATGAACACCTCTTCGCAATAATTCCGTTACTTCAAAGATTCGTTCCGGAGTGGGTATTTTGATTTTTTTCAGAAGCTCATCAGCAGATAAATCCAGTTTTTTGAGAACGGGGCTATCATTTTCAAGAGATCTTACCGCTTTATTCAAGGCTTCTGTAAATGTCCGGCCTATTGCCATTGTCTCACCGACTGATTTCATCTGAGTTGTCAGAATCGGCTTTGTCTGAGGAAACTTGTCAAAATTCCACCGCGGGATTTTTACAACAATGTAGTCAAGCGCCGGCTCAAAAGATGCCATTGTCTTTCCTGTAATATCATTGGGTATTTCATCAAGGGTCATGCCGACTGCAAGCTGTGCTGCAATTTTCGCTATGGGAAATCCTGTTGCTTTTGATGCAAGTGCAGAGCTTCGCGATACTCTCGGATTCATCTCTACAACAACAAGCCTGCCGTCAGAAGGGTTTACAGCAAACTGTACATTTGAACCTCCTGTTTCAACTCCTATTTTTCTAAGGATTGAAAACGCAGCGTCTCTCATGTATTGATACTCTTTATCTGTCAATGTCTGAACCGGAGCAACAGTAATGGAATCTCCGGTATGTACTCCCATGGGGTCAAAATTCTCAATAGAGCATACAACAACAGTCTGATCGTTCTTGTCCCGCATAACCTCAAGTTCGAACTCTTTCCATCCTATAAGGGATTCCTCAATCAGAATCTGATTGACAGGGCTGGATTTCAGGCCGTGCTCTGCCAGTTCCTCAAACTCTTCCATGTTATTTGCAATACTTCCTCCGCTCCCTCCAAGAGTAAATGCGGATCGGATAATTGCGGGAAATCCTGTTTTTTTAACAATGTTACAAGCCTGATTTACGCTGTTTGCGAACCCACCTCTCGGAATTTCCAGCCCGATCTCTTCCATTGCGAT belongs to bacterium and includes:
- the carB gene encoding carbamoyl-phosphate synthase large subunit is translated as MTIRNDIHKILIIGSGPIVIGQACEFDYSGTQAVKTLKSLGFEVVLVNSNPATIMTDPDIADKTYIEPVDYQTLIKIIELERPDALLPTMGGQTGLNIAVQLEDNGILKKYGVQLIGASSKAIHTAEDRGLFRIAMEEIGLEIPRGGFANSVNQACNIVKKTGFPAIIRSAFTLGGSGGSIANNMEEFEELAEHGLKSSPVNQILIEESLIGWKEFELEVMRDKNDQTVVVCSIENFDPMGVHTGDSITVAPVQTLTDKEYQYMRDAAFSILRKIGVETGGSNVQFAVNPSDGRLVVVEMNPRVSRSSALASKATGFPIAKIAAQLAVGMTLDEIPNDITGKTMASFEPALDYIVVKIPRWNFDKFPQTKPILTTQMKSVGETMAIGRTFTEALNKAVRSLENDSPVLKKLDLSADELLKKIKIPTPERIFEVTELLRRGVHPDEIFKLTGIDPWFLYEIKEMTNFEQQVSASDVLTPELLYAAKKQGLSDLRISQLTDISEKEVRELRYKNNIKTVFKRVDTCAAEFESSTSYMYSTYETEDESNPSKQKKIAILGSGPNRIGQGIEFDYCCVHAVMELSKMGFETIMINNNPETVSTDYDISDNLYFEPLTMEDVMPILEREKPEGVIVQFGGQTPLKLAKHLKENGIRVLGTSPESIDLAEDREKFGRLLEKSDMKTPPWTSAKNRQEAIEGARKVGYPVLVRPSYVLGGRGMYIAYNDTDLKNYIEKAALITPEHPVLIDKFLEDAFEFDADSVSDGETTIICGIMQHIEEAGIHSGDSSCVLPPYMLSDQDKETIKKQTLELSSLFNVKGLMNVQFALFEGELYVLEVNPRASRTVPFVSKAKGIPWVKIAARVIAGEKLSDISINYKSTSKMIAVKTPVFPFMKFPNVHTFLGPEMKSTGEVMGIGHNFGTAFLKAYQGAGLSIPDTGTVFISVNDRDKPKATSIARQLYDLGFKITATHGTFNYLHKNNIPCDKVKKVAEGSPNVTDLIKKGRINLVINTPLGQISRHDEYIIGRCAMTYNVPCLTTLSASWAAVQAIRTKQAGEVVPVPMGF